A single genomic interval of Chrysemys picta bellii isolate R12L10 chromosome 8, ASM1138683v2, whole genome shotgun sequence harbors:
- the LOC101943386 gene encoding calcium-activated chloride channel regulator 2: MSCGDGAAAAGWLLTLLTLAAARGAAVQLQGNGYDGLLVAINPRVPEDQKLLANIKEMITEASFYLFNATQRRVYFQNIKILIPATWKANGYGKPQHESYEKAEVIVAAPYWKHGDEPYTLQYGECGNVGKYIHFTPNFLVNDYLIDVYGSRGRVFVHEWAHLRWGVFDEYNNEKPFYITGQNQVKVTRCTSDLAGIYVCEKKSCTEGNCVINQLTGLFKEGCAFIPERTQTAKSSIMYMQSLSSVVEFCNESNHNREAPNLQNRMCDYRSTWDVIISSMDFNNTLPRTDTSLPPPPTFSLLQKRDRVICLVLDVSHSMNGDDRINRLRQAAELYLLQVVEDNSYVGIVTFSNEGEIRSQLRQIVNKDIRKQLASYLPTAAPSGGTNICVGLQLGFEVNLFYYRVIKKQDGNIYGSEIILLTAGEDSGIIECFSNVINSGSIIHTIALGPSAAKEVEQLAHETGGLAFFASDRLDSNDLIDGFCAISSGSGDTFSHSIQIESVGERTESYKQFSRTVSIDSTVGKDTFFVVTWQTAEPPRITLLDPNGKNYTNKDFEVNTVLQVARLQIPGIAEVGEWTYVLMNTHPSPQALTMTVTSRAAISTIPAITVKAHISNDRNEYPRSMVVYAQVSRGFSPILGANVTAIIKPETGDPLSLELLDNGAGSDIVKNDGVYSRYIYSFSENGRYNLKVRVQRANKTVRPHPTVPWSHSMYIPGYIENGKIQMNPPRPSVISNEDIETRVGGFSRTASGGSFIMSAVPTRPYTDVFPPCKIIDLHARTANDMIILSWTASGDDLDQGQAASYEIRTSESPLELRDNFDKTMLVNTSDLTPQHAGYKEIFVFKPEAFATENITIIYVAVRAIDKASLHSDISNIAQAVKFVPPMDYLTGNIAYSISRKVLLGFGLITVVCLITSATICALKKRKKVVIAETATNLL, from the exons GAAATGATAACTGaagcttctttttatttgttcaaTGCTACACAAAGAAGAGTCTATTTCCAGAATATAAAGATTTTAATACCTGCTACATGGAAAGCAAACGGTTATGGGAAACCACAACATGAGTCATATGAAAAG GCAGAGGTCATAGTTGCTGCTCCTTATTGGAAACATGGAGATGAGCCATATACCCTACAATATGGAGAATGTGGAAACGTgggaaaatatattcatttcacaCCTAACTTCCTAGTAAATGATTATTTGATTGATGTCTATGGATCACGAG GCAGAGTTTTTGTCCATGAATGGGCCCACCTTCGATGGGGGGTATTTGACGAGTATAATAATGAAAAGCCTTTCTATATAACTGGACAAAATCAAGTTAAAGTTACAAG GTGTACATCTGATCTTGCAGGGATCTATGTCTGTGAAAAAAAATCCTGCACTGAAGGAAATTGTGTCATTAATCAGCTGACGGGACTTTTTAAGGAAGGATGTGCATTTATTCCTGAGAGAACTCAAACTGCAAAGTCATCAATAATGTACATGCAAAGCTTATCATCT GTGGTTGAATTTTGTAATGAAAGTAACCATAATAGAGAAGCTCCCAATCTGCAAAACAGAATGTGCGACTATAGAAGTACATGGGATGTAATAATAAGCTCTATGGACTTTAATAACACCCTTCCAAGGACCGACACCAGCCTCCCACCTCCTCCTACCTTCTCATTGCTACAGAAGAGAGACAGAGTGATCTGTTTAGTTCTTGATGTTTCCCACAGCATGAATGGG GATGATCGGATCAATCGACTGCGTCAGGCAGCAGAATTGTATCTACTGCAAGTTGTTGAAGATAATTCTTATGTTGGTATTGTCACCTTCAGTAACGAAGGAGAAATCAGAAGTCAGTTGCGTCAAATAGTCAACAAGGACATAAGGAAACAGCTTGCTTCTTACCTACCTACTGCCGCACCTAGTGGAGGAACAAACATTTGTGTGGGTCTGCAGCTGGGATTTGAGGTGAATT TGTTTTATTATCGGGTGATTAAAAAACAAGATGGAAATATATATGGTTCTGAAATTATATTACTGACAGCTGGAGAAGACAGTGGGATAATTGAATGCTTTTCTAACGTAATTAACAGTGGATCGATCATTCACACCATTGCTCTTGGCCCATCTGCTGCTAAAGAAGTTGAACAATTAGCCCATGAGACAG GGGGCTTAGCGTTTTTTGCCTCAGATAGACTGGACTCCAATGACCTAATTGATGGTTTCTGTGCAATTTCATCAGGGAGTGGAGATACTTTCAGTCATTCCATTCAG attgaaaGTGTTGGTGAAAGGACTGAGAGCTATAAGCAGTTTAGTAGGACAGTGTCTATTGATAGCACAGTAGGAAAGGATACCTTCTTTGTAGTAACATGGCAGACTGCTGAACCTCCGAGGATCACTCTCCTTGATCCCAATGGAAAAAACTACACCAATAAGGACTTTGAGGTTAATACAGTGTTGCAGGTAGCTCGTCTCCAGATTCCAGGAATTGCAGAG gtTGGGGAGTGGACCTACGTTCTCATGAATACTCACCCATCCCCTCAAGCTCTAACTATGACAGTGACTTCTCGAGCAGCAATTTCTACTATACCTGCAATAACTGTGAAAGCCCACATCAGTAATGATAGAAACGAATACCCTAGATCGATGGTTGTTTATGCACAAGTCAGTCGAGGGTTTTCACCTATTCTTGGAGCAAATGTAACTGCCATTATCAAACCAGAGACTGGAGATCCACTTAGCTTGGAACTTTTAGACAATGGTGCAG GGTCAGACATTGTCAAGAATGACGGTGTCTATTCCAGATACATCTATTCTTTCTCTGAAAATGGCAGATACAACTTAAAAGTACGTGTTCAACGAGCTAACAAGACTGTCAGACCACACCCCACAGTGCCATGGAGTCATTCTATGTATATACCCGGTTACATAGAAAATG GTAAGATCCAGATGAACCCACCAAGACCCTCCGTCATcagtaatgaagatattgaaaccAGAGTAGGTGGCTTCAGCAGAACAGCCTCAGGAGGCTCCTTCATAATGTCTGCAGTTCCTACTAGACCCTATACTGATGTGTTTCCACCATGTAAAATTATTGATCTTCATGCCAGAACAGCCAATGATATGATTATTTTATCATGGACAGCATCAGGGGATGATCTTGACCAGGGGCAAG CTGCAAGTTACGAAATAAGAACAAGTGAAAGTCCTCTGGAACTAAGAGACAACTTTGATAAAACTATGTTGGTGAATACTTCTGATTTAACACCTCAGCATGCTGGGTACaaggaaatatttgtatttaaaccAGAAGCTTTTGCAACAGAAAATATCACCATCATCTATGTGGCTGTACGTGCCATTGATAAAGCCTCTCTGCACTCTGATATATCTAATATAGCACAAGCCGTGAAGTTTGTTCCCCCAATGGATTATCTCACTGGTAATATTGCGTACAGTATTTCAAGGAAAGTGTTGCTAGGATTCGGGTTAATAACAGTAGTTTGCCTTATTACAAGTGCAACCatatgtgctttaaaaaaaaggaagaaagtggtTATCGCAGAAACTGCAACAAATCTACTGTAA